ACGAAGTCGGTCAAGGCTTGTGCTTTTATTGCATTGCGCGGGTGAAACTCAAGATCGTACTCcgacagctctattgcccatcgCAACAGCCTGCCGGCTGTATCCATTTTTTGCAAAGCCTCCTCTAGTGGGAAGTTCGTCAGAATTTGTATGGTATGTGCATCAAAATATGGTCTGAGCTTTCTGGCGGCTATCAGGACTGCATAGGCCACTTTCTCTATCAGCGAGTATCTCGCTTCTGCCGGATTCAAaatgtggctgacaaagtataTCGGCTGCTGGACTTTGTCTTTTTCACTGATTAGTACGACAGCAACGGTTTGGGCTGAAGCAGACACATACAACTGTAGCTTGTCGCCCTCTTCCGGCCTGGCTATCGTCGGTAAAGCACGAAGATGGTCTTTTACCTTCTCAAAGGCCCTTTCCTCGGTTTCTCCCCACCGGAATTTTCCGTTCTGCTTAAGAGTGTTAAAAAATGGGATCGACCTGTCGGCTGATTTGCTAACAAATCTTGTCAGAGCTGCCATTCTTCCTGTCAGCCTTTGTACATCTTTGATGCTTTTTGGTTGGGGCAGACTGAGTATTGCTTCTACCTTATCTGGGTTTGCGTCTATGCCTCTCTCGCTGACAAGGAAACCCAAGAATTTCCCCGATTTCACTCCGAACACACATTTCTtggggttcagcttcatttggTAACGGCGCAGAGTTTCAAACGTTTCTCTGAGGTCGTCTAAATGGTCGGTCTCCAATTTGCTTTTCACTATGGAGTCGTCGACGTATACTTCAATGTTGCGGCCTTTTTGGTTTGCGAACACTCTGTCGACCTGTTTTTGGTACGTTGCCCAAGCgttctttaacccaaacggcatagCCTTGTAACAGAATACTCCCCCCTCAGTGATGAATGCTGCTTTTTTCCTGTCGGCCTTTGCAAGGCTGACTTGGTGGTACCCGGAGAATGCGTCAAGGAAACTGAGCAGCGCATGGCCAGATGTAGAGTCGACTAGCCTGTCGATTCTTGGCAGTGGGTAGCAGTCCTTCGGGCATGCTCTATTAAGGTttgtgaaatctacgcacattctccaCGAGCCGTTTGACTTCTTAACCATTACGACGTTGGCCAACCACTCTGGGTAGTCGCATGGTTCAATAAATCCCGCTGCCAGCAACTTTTCTACCTCTTCCTGTattgcttgatttttttctgttgagaagtttcttttcttttgttttaccgGCCTGACTGCTCTGTCGACATTCAGTCGGTGCTCGATTACCTCTGGGCTTATACCTGGCATTTCGTCTGCGGAAAATGCGAACACATCCGCGTGTTCTCTCAACAGACCGATCATGTTTACCCGCAACTGGGGGTCAATGTCGGTTCCTATCTTCACTGTTCTGCCAATTTCTCCTTCTACCAGCTCGACTTCTTCCGACTCTCCTCCGGCCTCTACCCTAGGTAGAGTAGTCCCCTTTTCGATGCTTTCGATTGTGGGTGACTCCATTTTCTGCCTTTTCTCCTTCTTGGGCAAAAGAGATTGCTCGCCCTCCGGTCTTGGGGTTTGGCCTTTTGCCGGTCTTTTCATTGCTGCCTCTCTCGTTATATTCCTGGATGGGGTCAGTCGGCCTGGTGTTTTTAATGTCGTCAAGTAGCATGATCTTGCTGACTCTTGACTGCCTCGGATTCTCTCAGCCTTCTCAAAGTTAGACATGTATATCATGGTTAGATGGTATGTTGATACCACTGCCTGTGCATCGTGGATGAATGGCCGTCCCACTATGACGTTGTACGCAGCCGGCACTTTGATTACTAAGAAGTCTACCATTAGGTCCCTTGCGGTCCTTCCCTCTCCAATCTGCACTGGTAGCCTGATGCTACCTTCCGGGAAGACCGTGGCTCCGGAGAATCCTATCACAGGATAGTTGACTCGTGTGAGCTCTTTCTCGTCTATTTTCAGCTGAACGAAGGCTTCCCAAAAGATAATGTTCGCTGAACTCCCTCCATCCACCAGTATTCGTTTCACTGGGAAGTTTGCTATTTCGAGGCCCAAAACCAGTGGGTCGTCGTGAGGGTATATAATTCCGCGACAGTCGGCTAGGGTGAATGAGATATTTGGCATGACTTGGGGTGCCGGCCATTTTCTGGTGCTATGGTAGTTTATCAGGTGGCGGTGTTCGCCCAGACTTCTGCCGGCTCCACTGATTGTTCCTCCATGGCACGATCCTCCGGATATGACCCATACTGTCGGCCCCTTCTGGCCATTGTTTCTAGCCTCCCCACTCCGACTGGTTTCTGGTGCCTTCTGCTCTATTCGGAGTGGTGTTTGGGTGGATGGTAATCTATTGTTTGTGCTATTGCTTTGCCGACTGTTATTctgttggttgttgttgttctgtCGGGCTTTATATTGTGTCAGGTagctagacctgtcaaacgggtcggtcgggtcgggttgtgaaaaattactttcgggttcgggttgaatcgggtcggtcactttcgggttcgggtttacaaatgcttgttcaagacccagaactttcgggttcgggttgacccaacgggttaagagattttaaaacgcgcattatattttcattaatttaggtgaaaaatatacaaaatattggcacaaattaacaaattttcctacgaaagtttatattttgtcaaattcaaccattaaaatggcgtataattcaaattaaaatcatattacacagaaCAATAGTAAAAATAGCGTGTtttttatgcttaaattttctcataatctcatttattactataaatacaatgattttcaaacggtcgggtccaaaacgggttcggtcgggttttgaccaattccttttcgggttgctcgggttcggataaaatcgggttacgggtcacaatatcttgttcaggacccagtattttcgggtcgggttcgggtcggttttcgggtcgggtcgatttttgacagctctacagGTAGCCTCTCCTGATCATATCCTCGATGTTATCCTTCAAGTCTCTGCAGTCTTCCGTATAGTGTCCACAGTCATCATGGAATGCACAGTACTTCGACTGTGGTCGGGGTTTGTCGCTCATTGGTGGGGGCCTCTTCTAGTTTTCGTTCTTGTTGACATTGTAAATTGCGGCTCTTGGGGCGTTCAATGGGGTGTATTCATGGAATGTGGGGTATATGCTGGTTGACTGTTTCTGGTAATCTCTCCCTCTTGGGTCCTTCCTCTGTTCATCCTTTCTGAACCCCCTGTTCTGACTTTGCTACGCCGGCTGAACCGGCCTTGGTGCGGCATTTCTAGTCTGTGCCGACTGATAGTGATTTGAGATTGTCATCAGCTCGTCGCTTTTGATGTATTCGTGGGCCTTCATCGGTGCGCTTCCCAGATCGGTGAAGGATTTCCTTCCCAAGTATTTTTTGAACTCGCAGTGGTTCATTCCTCTCATCAGGGCCACCACAGCTATCTCTtgttgcaagtttggtatgctgGTGGACTCGTTGTTAAATCTGGTGAGGTAATCTCTTAAGGACTCTCCGCTTCTTTGGGTGACTGCCATCAGTTCTCCCGACGTTTTCTTTCTCTGCTGCCGACTGATGAACCGTAGCATGAACTCTGCTTCTAACTGTCGATAATTATATATCGACCCCTTCGGTAGTCCCTTATACCAGCCGGATGCCACTCCCAGCAGCGTTGAGGGAAATACCTTGCACCACATGGCGTCGGAATCTGTATACAGCATCATATGTTGCTCAAATGTGTTGCAATGGACCTCCGAATCTGTGGATCCGTCATACTTGCAGAGTGGGAACTTCAATTTCTCCATTGGTTCCTCCAGAATGTCCGCGCACAGGGGGGAGTTTGCAGGTTGGATGGTGTAACGGCGCGGCGCGTACCTCTGGGGTGCTTCTCTTGTCTCTTCGATGACCATGGGTTCTGGCCGACTGCGCAGAGCAATTGCCTGGTTTATATTGGGGTGTTGTTCTTGTTGCACTAGGATCTGCTCTCCGAATAGGTTTCTTATCGGCAGTCTCTTCCGTTTTTCGCCGACTGGTGTTTCCGTAGTCTGGTGTATGATTTTCCTGGGTGCGGGTTATGTGTTTGCTTTTCTCGCTGGCTTCAGGGCCGACAACGCGGCCATCACCGCTCTTGCCGTAGCCAACTGTTCCTCCGAGAACTGACTGGCGAGTTCAGACGACATTTGTGTATCATCCTGGGCTGGGCTTTCGGGCTCTCCGTCTGAGTCGTCGTCCTCGACTGAGTATCCCAGGACATGTAAGGGTGTTGCTGCAGTCGTAGTTTTGCTGACTACCGACTGGCTCCCTAGCTGGGGGGTGGGTTGGTCATTGACGGGTGTTATTATTGGCTCTGCCGAGAACAGCGTGGGTTTCAATGGGGTTGTTGTTTTTGTCGTCTGTGTACTCTGTGGGGTTGCTTTCGAGGCCTGCTTTTTGCTTCTCTTGTACGAATCCGACTGCGTACTCTCCATTTTCAAGGGTGATTTTTGATGATccgggggtttttttttttttttttttttttgtgtgcctGGCTGTAGGTTCTGCTTACAAGTGGGGGtgccctccttctagcgccaattgttccggtaGCGGACTTGGAACAGGAAAGGGATGACTGACTTCCGACTGAGATTGCTGACTGGGTCCTGCACAGTGAACccgttaactagcctcgggggtgatccgagaattacccctccgatgcttaagtcagattaTGCTGATAGCTCTGTAATAAATGCTTATAAGAATGATTGGGCTGGAATTGCGTACCTTTGGCATTGATGGGGGTCCGTATATATAGACGGGTTATTTGTACGGAGGACCCGAGTTATTACCCGTTGGTTCCGGATCCTCCCTTTCGGCTCTGATAGGTGGATGATGTCAGAGCAATGCGGACTGGGATTGTAAACCCTGGATGCCGACTGCACCTTTGGTGTTTCTTGTGAAGATATGTCTATGATACAGCTGTTATGGGTTGTCCTACCGGTATGCCGGTAGGGCTACCCGTACAATTTTAGGTAATAAAATGGttatttggttatcaattgttattttattggaaatttTTTGATTAAAGTTGGTTGAAAATATTTCTGGATTAAATGAATACAGACTTTTTATTAGTGGAAAAAGAACGATATGAAAATATTGGTGGAGTTATTTCTAATATCAAAGCATAACAAGTATTATGGAAAAGATTTAAAAATTATAACAAGTATTATTACGGGGCGAAAGGAGTAGTATTAATTGTttgataaaaatattaataaattaaacggatttttttgaaaaaaaacacTATATTTTAGAAGCAATTAGATTATATTCCCTTCAACATAGAAAAATAATTTAATGtcaataaaaatcaatttaatttcACAAAAACCAGTAACATGTAAGCAAATAACAAAAGAAATCTGCTGAAAATAAGCCAACTTCTAACAATATGAACACAGTTTACTTGGTGCTCAAGCAGCCATTAAAGGAACTGCTGAGAAGCTTTTATTTAGAGAGAGAAGAATGCTGATACAGCTTAGGGAATATCCTCTCTTAAACTAAGCAATAAGGGAAGAGCAACAATATATACTACTCTGCTGTAATGCTGGCACAACCAATCAGCATGCAGTATAAAAACTATCAACCAATCATAAACATCCTAGCTGGCACTAGCTAACAAACTAGCTGATAACATAACTGTATTCTGTTACATGGGGTATGATCCAGTGTGGCTGAGTGTAGCTCTGCAGTGGTGTGCTTGCTTTGCTGGTATAGTGTCAGCAGGTGTGGTAGTATAACCAACACCCCCCCTCAAGCTAGGAGGTGCAGAAGAGACACCTAGCTTGGAAAGCAATTGATAAAACTGGGGTGATGGCAAAGCTTTAGTGAAGATATCAGCCAGTTGAGACTGAGTAGGCAAGTAAGTCAGCTGAATGAGACCCTCCAAAACTTTGTCCCTTGTGAAGTGGCAATCAATCTCAATATGTTTGGTTCTTTCATGAAAAACCGGATTTTTGGCAATATAAATAGCAGATTGATTGTCACAATGCAATGTGACTGGTTTGAGGGAGTTGACACCAATTTCTTCCAACAACCTAACCAGCCAAGTGACTTCAGATGCAGCTGCAGCCATTGCCCTGTATTCAGCCTCTGAAGAGCTCTTGGAAACAGTACCTTGCTTCTTGGATTTCCAAGATACAGGAGAGTTGCCCAAAAGTAAGATATATCCTGTAATGGACCTTCTAGTGTTAGGACAGGAAGCCCAATCACTGTCAGAGAAGGCCTGTAGGGTCAAAGAATCTGTAGCTTTTAAGATGATGCCTTGACCTTCTGAACCAGCTACATATCTGAGCACATGATGGAGAGCATGAACATGAGATACTCTAGGTGAATGCATAAACTGACTCAACAGTTGGACAGCAAAACACAAGTCAGGCCTGGTGTGTGTCAAAAAATTCAGTTTACCAACAAGACATCTGTATAATTCAGGGTTGGCATAAAGATCTCCATCATCTGAAAGAAGCTTAGTGTTGATAGGTAGAGGGGCTGCAGCAAACTTATGAAGATCAAAACCACTGTCAACTAGGAGAGATTTTGTGAATTTCTTCTGAGTTAGAACAACACCATCAGATAAATAACCAACTTCAATGCCTAAAAAATAGTTCATGACACCAAGGTCCTTGATGCTAAAAACAGCATGAAGATGAGCTTTCAATGCATCAATGGTAGGTAAATGATTCCCTGTTAAGagaatatcatccacataaacagCAGCCAAGGTAATGTGATGCTCAGTTTTCTTGATGAACAAAGAGTAGTCATTTTTAGATTGAGCAAAACCTTGTTTCAGCAACTCAGTGTGAAGCTTTGCAAACCATTGTCTAGAGGCCTGCTTCAAACCATAGAGGGATTTTCTGAGTTTACAGACTTTGTTCTCAGGGTTGGAAATGCCTTCTGGTACTTTCATATAAACTTCTTCATGTAAATCTCCATGAAGGAAGGCATTATTGACATCCAGTTGAAAAATAACCCATTTTCTGCTAGCTGCCAATGCAATGATGCATCTGACTGTTGCCATTTTGACCACAGGAGAAAATGTctcttcaaagtcaataccaAACTTCTGTGTATACCCTTGTGCAACCAACCTAGCTTTACATCTCTCAAGGGTGCCATCTGCTTTGAGTTTAACTTTAAACACCCACTTACAACCAATTGGTCTCTTTCCTGGTGGTAGATCAACCATTTCCCATGTCTGATTGTTGACTAAAGCCTCAATTTCTTTTTCCATAGCCTGAATCCATTCTGGGCTAAGAACTGCTTCTTTATAAGTTTTTGGTTCAACCAGACTGTCAATGTATGACACAAGAGCATGATAGGTTGCTGGCAGACTAGTATAAGAAACCAAGTTACACCAATGACTAGCTTGATGACAATGGTAATCTTCAAGATAAGAAGGTGGTTTGGGAATTCTGGTTGACTTTCTGAGAGGATTGTCAGTAAGATCTTGTGTTAAATCAGGATTAATgagagaaggagaagaagaaggagtAGAAGAATGTGGTGAAGAGAGAGGAGTGGTGTTTAGAGATGAGAAAGGAGAAGATGGTGGATCACTGTGTGTAGATTCTGTGTCAGTAGAAGAGAATATAGGTTCTAGTGGTGTAGACACAGATGGGAAAGGAAGAATAAGATTAGGATCAGGTAAGAGAGGAGTGTGTTTAGGAAGAAAGATGGAATGTGGGAAGGCTGTATCATCAAAGGTGGAAGAAGATGGTGTATGGTGAAAAGGGAAGTGTGTTTCATGAAAAGTGACATCCCTAGAAACAATGATTTTGTTTGTAGTAGGGTTTAGAACTTTGTATCCCTTCTGTGAAGGTGAATATCCAACAAATACACATGATTTAGCCCTCATATCAAACTTTGTTCTGTCTACTTTGGAAGTAGAAACATAACAAAGACAGCCAAAAGCTTTGAGATGATCAAACAAGGGTTTGTGGCCATGAAGTTTTTCATATGGAGTCAAGTTTCCTATACTCTTAAGTGGCATTCTGTTTATCAAGTAAGTGGCACAGAGTATACACTCACCCCAATATCTGATGGGAAGCTTTGATTGAAAATGTAGAGCTCTAGCAGTTTCAAGCAAGTGTCTATGTT
This genomic stretch from Spinacia oleracea cultivar Varoflay chromosome 3, BTI_SOV_V1, whole genome shotgun sequence harbors:
- the LOC130469489 gene encoding uncharacterized protein, with protein sequence MSDKPRPQSKYCAFHDDCGHYTEDCRDLKDNIEDMIRRGYLSSYLTQYKARQNNNNQQNNSRQSNSTNNRLPSTQTPLRIEQKAPETSRSGEARNNGQKGPTVWVISGGSCHGGTISGAGRSLGEHRHLINYHSTRKWPAPQVMPNISFTLADCRGIIYPHDDPLVLGLEIANFPVKRILVDGGSSANIIFWEAFVQLKIDEKELTRVNYPVIGFSGATVFPEGSIRLPVQIGEGRTARDLMVDFLVIKVPAAYNVIVGRPFIHDAQAVVSTYHLTMIYMSNFEKAERIRGSQESARSCYLTTLKTPGRLTPSRNITREAAMKRPAKGQTPRPEGEQSLLPKKEKRQKMESPTIESIEKGTTLPRVEAGGESEEVELVEGEIGRTVKIGTDIDPQLRVNMIGLLREHADVFAFSADEMPGISPEVIEHRLNVDRAVRPVKQKKRNFSTEKNQAIQEEVEKLLAAGFIEPCDYPEWLANVVMVKKSNGSWRMCVDFTNLNRACPKDCYPLPRIDRLVDSTSGHALLSFLDAFSGYHQVSLAKADRKKAAFITEGGVFCYKAMPFGLKNAWATYQKQVDRVFANQKGRNIEVYVDDSIVKSKLETDHLDDLRETFETLRRYQMKLNPKKCVFGVKSGKFLGFLVSERGIDANPDKVEAILSLPQPKSIKDVQRLTGRMAALTRFVSKSADRSIPFFNTLKQNGKFRWGETEERAFEKVKDHLRALPTIARPEEGDKLQLYVSASAQTVAVVLISEKDKVQQPIYFVSHILNPAEARYSLIEKVAYAVLIAARKLRPYFDAHTIQILTNFPLEEALQKMDTAGRLLRWAIELSEYDLEFHPRNAIKAQALTDFVVEASYQEDETKAESSEVSVDGSAAQSGAGAGVVMTSPTGDKFEYAIRFTFAASNNEAEYEAAIAGVQLCLLADAKRIVMTTDSQLVANKFSGEYETKEPSMRRYQEKLKTLTAKLEAFEIKLVPRALNTAADSLAKLASSKAIELSRSVMIEIMHRRSTEEKGKEIMVITANKEWYDDIWTYKTTGVLPGDIREAKKIKKDNVIYQGQLYKRAFSLPLLRCLTAYESARLIEEMHEGICGNHVGGKTLALIFQRQGYYWPTMVEDAQSYVKKCEKCQLFAPVIRMPANDLMPILNPIPFAQWGMDIVGPFTTASGGRKFLIVAVDYFTKWIEAEPVAKITANQSNGQAEAANKQILVALKKKLDEFKGKWADTVPEVLWGNRTTVKEATGESPFKLCFGSEAVIPAEVALPTFRIQHYEEQGND